CAGGGAAATAAACGGATTGATGATGCCTGCCAGCTGATAGCGTTGTTTCTGCAGTCTTAGTGTCGTCCTCAAGTTTCCGAAGTGCTTGTCCCACACCTGATTGCCATATTCCTCATCCGCTTGCATCAGAATGCCATCAAAATTAATGGGTAGCTGGGCGATAGTGTCCACCCCGTATTGCTTCAACACCTTCTCTTCCAGCGCTGCAGTCCGATCATCAGCAGGGTTGTGCCCGTCCAGACCTTTTGAACGGTCCTCTTTCATCGCAGCCTGAAATACATTGCGGCTGGGCAGTTCGTACCAACTCTCTACGGCACTCATCAGGATGTTGGGCAGGAAAACCGTCCAGAGAATCCAGATGCCCAGCATTGACGTCAGGGCAACGGTGGCGTTTTGCCAACGGGCAGAAAGGTAGATGGTAAGTGTACTGACTATAAAATAATACATGCCGTAAGACAGGTAGAAAAAGAGTGTCCTGACCATCACTTCAGTACTGATTTCTGTCAGATTGACGAAGGCATATGCCCATACTGTCAGAGTCAGCAGTCCAATGCCGTACAACCAGACCGAGAGTGCTTTTGCCCAGACAAGAGAAGACAGCTTTGCTCCCTGAAGTATCAGCAGCTTGAGTCTTCCGCTCTGCTTTTCGCTGCTAACGCTATGGAAAGCCAGAAATACCAGCAGCAGCGGAAGAATGTACTGCAGCAGCAACGCACTTTTTAGTTTTCCGAACCTGGAAACTGCCTGCATCTGGGACGCTTCCGAATGAACGACCTCGTTCTGTACATGTCCCTCTACACGCAGTACATTTCCTGTAACGCAGTAAATCCCCTCGTCAAGACTGCTGGACAGGTTAACAGGCTTGAACACATACGTTCCATAGTGGGCGGCACTGTGCGGATTCATTTCGTCAATGTCTTCCCACTGTGCTCGAAGGTGATCTTTAGCTATCTGGTAATGAATCTCCTGCTGATCAAACTGAAGGTTCCCCAGATAAACCGCCAATAGCAATGTCAGCAGAAAGCCAATACTGATTCGGAGAAAGGCACTTGTCCTGATCAGAAAATGCCATTCATTCTTAATGATTTGCCACATAGTTCCGATTAGTTTTGCATAAAGTTCAGGTACAGTTTTTCCAGTTCATTCGCACTTACTTCCTCACTGCGAAGCTCCTTGACCAGGCATCCGTTTTTGAGGATCCCGATACGGTGACACACTTCCCGAACACGGAAAATATCGTGGGAAGCCATAACGATCGTTGCGCCTTCAGCAGCCAGTTTTTTCAACAGGTCAGACAGCTCATTGCTTGCCAAAGGGTCCAGACCACTTGCAGGCTCGTCCAGCAGGTAGACCTGCGCTTTTTTGGCGTAGGCAATCGCAATGCCCACTTTCTGTCGCATTCCCTTCGAATAGCCAGACACTTTCTTGTGATGCGCCCCTTTCTGCAA
This portion of the Limibacter armeniacum genome encodes:
- a CDS encoding ABC transporter permease yields the protein MWQIIKNEWHFLIRTSAFLRISIGFLLTLLLAVYLGNLQFDQQEIHYQIAKDHLRAQWEDIDEMNPHSAAHYGTYVFKPVNLSSSLDEGIYCVTGNVLRVEGHVQNEVVHSEASQMQAVSRFGKLKSALLLQYILPLLLVFLAFHSVSSEKQSGRLKLLILQGAKLSSLVWAKALSVWLYGIGLLTLTVWAYAFVNLTEISTEVMVRTLFFYLSYGMYYFIVSTLTIYLSARWQNATVALTSMLGIWILWTVFLPNILMSAVESWYELPSRNVFQAAMKEDRSKGLDGHNPADDRTAALEEKVLKQYGVDTIAQLPINFDGILMQADEEYGNQVWDKHFGNLRTTLRLQKQRYQLAGIINPFISLQNASMGFAASDNLHHHEFLVQAENYRRDLIKALNNEHAYGGSRTGDWSWKANNDFFRSIPDFEYKPVALVSVYSHYAMDMAMMVVWVLFVSGLLFVGTQKIQIL